The following proteins come from a genomic window of Phnomibacter ginsenosidimutans:
- a CDS encoding VOC family protein yields MPAIHPHINFNGNAEAAFTFYQSVFGGSFSSLVRFKDMAGAGFPVADHEANKIMHIALPIGPQHLLMGNDVPEMLGTVNEREHRSKIVISATSKEEAEWLFHGLSAGGSIEMPLDQSPWGAYFGMFRDQFGIEWMVEFAGNGE; encoded by the coding sequence ATGCCGGCCATACATCCGCACATCAATTTCAATGGCAATGCCGAAGCGGCTTTTACTTTTTACCAATCGGTATTTGGCGGCAGCTTTAGCAGCCTGGTCCGTTTTAAAGACATGGCCGGTGCCGGTTTTCCCGTGGCCGACCATGAGGCCAATAAAATCATGCACATTGCCTTGCCCATTGGTCCACAGCACCTGCTGATGGGCAACGATGTGCCCGAAATGCTGGGCACGGTAAATGAAAGGGAGCACCGCAGTAAAATTGTCATCAGCGCCACTAGTAAGGAAGAAGCCGAGTGGTTGTTCCATGGCTTATCGGCCGGTGGCAGCATCGAAATGCCCCTCGACCAAAGCCCCTGGGGTGCTTATTTTGGCATGTTCCGGGATCAGTTTGGGATTGAGTGGATGGTGGAGTTTGCGGGGAATGGGGAATGA
- a CDS encoding NUDIX hydrolase — translation MSNLKPWQHISSRYLHEEKWFKFRADQVRKGNGETMEPYYVLEYSNWVNVLPVTTDGKVILVRQYRYALGTFSLELPGGIMDAHETNPLEAARRELLEETGYSCTEIIQTGIVATNPATQNNRLFCYLATGCTPTHNISLDENEELEVLLVTVDELLQLLRNNEIIQSLHVSSIFYGLQALGKI, via the coding sequence ATGAGCAATTTGAAACCCTGGCAACACATCAGCAGCCGCTACCTCCACGAAGAAAAATGGTTTAAGTTTCGTGCCGACCAAGTGCGGAAGGGGAATGGCGAAACCATGGAGCCTTACTATGTGCTGGAGTACAGCAACTGGGTAAATGTGCTGCCCGTTACCACCGACGGCAAAGTGATTTTGGTGAGGCAATACCGCTATGCACTCGGCACTTTCAGCCTCGAACTACCGGGCGGCATTATGGATGCCCACGAAACCAATCCGCTGGAAGCGGCCCGCCGCGAATTGCTGGAAGAAACTGGCTACAGCTGTACCGAAATTATTCAAACGGGTATTGTGGCTACCAATCCGGCTACACAAAACAACCGCCTGTTTTGCTACCTCGCCACGGGTTGTACGCCCACCCACAACATCTCCCTCGACGAAAACGAAGAACTGGAAGTACTACTGGTAACGGTAGACGAATTGCTGCAGCTGCTGCGCAACAACGAGATCATCCAATCCCTGCATGTGAGCAGCATTTTTTACGGGCTGCAAGCCTTGGGGAAGATTTAG
- a CDS encoding YfiT family bacillithiol transferase, producing MDPRYPIGQYAPQAFSEAQLREWLIDIAQLPQLLEAAIENLDAAQLHTPYRSGGWTLHQVVHHVCDSHINALCRMKLTLSENNPTVKAYEENDWVQMADAQLPVNNALTLLHALHQRMYVLLQSVTPGQWQRTYVHSATQQQHTLWHLLGMYAWHGRHHVAHITTLREQRGW from the coding sequence ATGGACCCACGTTATCCCATTGGCCAGTATGCGCCACAGGCTTTTTCGGAGGCACAGCTTCGTGAATGGCTCATTGATATTGCCCAGCTGCCCCAACTGTTGGAGGCAGCCATCGAAAACCTCGATGCAGCGCAGTTGCATACCCCTTACCGCAGTGGCGGCTGGACGCTGCATCAGGTGGTGCACCATGTATGCGATAGCCACATCAATGCGCTGTGCCGCATGAAGCTCACCCTCAGCGAAAACAACCCCACCGTAAAAGCCTACGAAGAAAACGACTGGGTACAGATGGCGGATGCACAACTGCCCGTCAACAATGCATTAACGTTACTGCATGCCCTGCACCAACGCATGTACGTGCTGCTGCAATCGGTTACACCCGGGCAGTGGCAAAGAACCTATGTTCATTCGGCCACGCAGCAGCAACATACGCTCTGGCATTTGCTGGGCATGTATGCCTGGCATGGCCGCCATCATGTGGCACACATTACCACGTTGCGGGAGCAGCGTGGCTGGTAA
- a CDS encoding FKBP-type peptidyl-prolyl cis-trans isomerase has translation MKKLFLSAAATLVLAGAMAQTKPAPKTPAKPAAKPAAKTTPAKPAAAKPALVLKNGLDSLSYALGVLDGGFFKQQGIDKLNYTALLEAFKAVIENKEPLMTPQMADQTLRQKLQEAAQKKIQPTIDEGLKFLAENKKRPEVKETPSGLQYEVVKAGTGPMPKDTNVVKVHYTGTLLNGTKFDSSRDRGEPAQFPLNGVIPGWTEGVQLMPVGSIYKFYIPYQLAYGAQGMPPTIPGGSMLIFEVELLDIISGGGQ, from the coding sequence ATGAAAAAACTGTTCCTTTCTGCCGCCGCCACGCTTGTACTGGCCGGCGCCATGGCGCAAACCAAGCCTGCGCCCAAAACTCCCGCCAAGCCAGCTGCCAAACCAGCGGCTAAAACCACGCCCGCCAAACCCGCTGCTGCCAAGCCGGCACTGGTGCTCAAAAACGGCCTCGACAGCCTGAGCTACGCATTGGGTGTGCTCGATGGTGGTTTCTTCAAACAGCAGGGCATTGATAAGCTCAACTACACCGCACTGCTCGAAGCATTCAAAGCAGTGATTGAGAATAAAGAACCTTTAATGACTCCACAAATGGCAGATCAAACATTGCGTCAGAAGTTGCAGGAAGCTGCACAAAAGAAAATTCAGCCCACCATTGATGAGGGCCTGAAGTTTTTGGCTGAAAACAAGAAGCGCCCCGAGGTAAAAGAAACCCCCAGTGGCTTGCAGTACGAAGTGGTAAAAGCCGGCACCGGCCCCATGCCCAAGGATACCAATGTGGTGAAAGTGCACTACACCGGCACCCTGCTCAACGGTACCAAGTTCGACAGCAGCCGCGACCGTGGTGAGCCGGCGCAGTTTCCGCTCAACGGCGTTATTCCTGGCTGGACCGAAGGCGTACAGCTGATGCCTGTTGGCTCTATCTACAAGTTTTACATTCCGTATCAGCTGGCCTACGGTGCCCAGGGCATGCCGCCCACCATTCCCGGTGGTTCCATGCTCATCTTCGAAGTAGAACTGCTCGATATCATTTCCGGCGGCGGCCAGTAA
- the fbp gene encoding class 1 fructose-bisphosphatase, producing MTNSRKLMTLDEYTIQELRNFPQATGELSGLLRSIGLACKRINAEVNRAGLADILGAVGIENVQGEEVQKLDDFANNALIDMLNHSIFCAGVGSEENDDIVVFNDAISNNSKYVLLMDPLDGSGNIDVNVNIGTIFSIFKRVSPLGQPVTLEDFLQPGNKMVAAGYVIYGSSTMLVYATRRGVNGFTLDPRIGEFCLSHPNMQCPPQGVFYSANYGNYGKFSSGVQEYLKRCESKTKEEGGPYTERYIGCMVADIHRNLIKGGIFMYPGTSNKPQGKLRLLYECNPLAFIVHLAGGMASNGVQPILDIKPSSLHQRMPLFIGSKLMMEELLQCLQEKG from the coding sequence ATGACCAACTCCCGCAAACTCATGACGCTTGATGAATACACCATTCAGGAACTGCGCAATTTTCCGCAGGCCACGGGTGAATTGAGCGGTTTGTTGCGGAGCATTGGCTTAGCGTGTAAGCGCATCAATGCCGAAGTGAACCGTGCAGGATTGGCCGACATTCTCGGTGCCGTAGGCATAGAAAATGTGCAGGGCGAAGAAGTACAAAAGCTGGATGATTTTGCCAACAATGCCCTGATTGATATGCTCAACCATAGCATTTTTTGTGCGGGTGTGGGCAGCGAAGAAAATGATGATATTGTGGTGTTCAACGATGCCATCAGCAACAATAGCAAATACGTGCTGCTGATGGACCCGCTGGATGGCAGTGGCAATATTGATGTGAACGTGAACATTGGTACCATCTTTTCCATTTTCAAACGGGTGTCGCCACTGGGACAGCCGGTTACGCTGGAAGATTTTTTGCAGCCCGGCAATAAAATGGTGGCCGCCGGCTACGTTATTTATGGCAGCAGCACCATGCTGGTGTATGCCACCCGCCGCGGTGTCAACGGATTTACCCTCGACCCCCGCATTGGTGAGTTTTGCCTCAGCCATCCCAACATGCAGTGCCCGCCACAAGGCGTGTTTTACAGTGCCAACTATGGCAACTACGGCAAGTTTAGCTCCGGTGTGCAGGAATACCTCAAACGCTGCGAAAGCAAAACCAAAGAAGAGGGCGGCCCTTATACTGAACGTTATATTGGTTGCATGGTGGCCGACATTCACCGCAATCTCATCAAAGGCGGCATCTTTATGTATCCCGGCACCAGCAATAAGCCACAGGGCAAACTGCGGTTGTTGTACGAATGCAATCCGCTGGCCTTTATTGTACACCTCGCCGGCGGTATGGCCAGCAATGGCGTACAGCCCATCCTCGATATCAAACCCTCCTCCTTGCACCAGCGCATGCCCCTTTTCATTGGCAGCAAACTCATGATGGAAGAACTGCTGCAGTGCCTGCAGGAAAAGGGTTGA
- a CDS encoding 2'-5' RNA ligase family protein codes for MEKQTLTPWDNWMRYKLVAQPDADALQALEQSRQSFRAAYPNEAVYPDPEISFFEQRLPESAEPLLCQWLQQLCKNETAFPVVINNVSGKPPHLVYARVQSTGAHAQFVKKLKALLQQLAGFTSAGISHQQISLLPLVSELPGMLFHKAMQEFSTTELAAQTTVQHLQLMKRLPDGSWQLVQRFALLQCSSAVPGLQHWFSPTAFVHPN; via the coding sequence ATGGAAAAACAGACACTTACCCCTTGGGACAATTGGATGCGCTACAAGCTGGTAGCACAGCCCGATGCCGATGCACTGCAGGCCTTGGAACAAAGCCGCCAATCTTTTAGAGCCGCCTACCCCAATGAGGCTGTTTACCCCGATCCCGAAATCTCTTTTTTCGAGCAGCGGCTACCCGAATCGGCCGAGCCACTGCTCTGCCAGTGGCTGCAGCAATTGTGCAAAAACGAAACCGCATTTCCTGTGGTCATCAACAATGTGTCGGGCAAGCCGCCCCACCTGGTGTATGCCCGGGTACAGAGCACCGGCGCCCATGCACAGTTTGTAAAAAAACTCAAAGCCTTGTTGCAGCAGCTGGCAGGTTTTACGTCAGCCGGTATCAGTCATCAGCAAATCAGCTTGCTGCCACTCGTATCCGAACTGCCGGGCATGTTGTTTCACAAAGCCATGCAGGAATTTTCGACTACCGAACTGGCTGCACAAACTACTGTGCAGCATTTGCAACTCATGAAGCGCCTGCCCGATGGCAGCTGGCAGTTGGTGCAGCGCTTTGCATTGCTGCAATGCAGCAGCGCCGTTCCGGGTCTCCAACATTGGTTTTCACCCACCGCATTTGTTCATCCCAATTAG
- a CDS encoding ABC transporter ATP-binding protein, with amino-acid sequence MIDGFDLDAQPNEIKKIIGVQLQTSGFYPGLNLTELVEMFAGLYNQKVDPITLLTEVNLQDKAKAKYKELSGGQKQRFSIATTLINKPRIIFLDEPTTGLDPQARRNLWDLVKRIRSEGTTVIITTHYMDEAEVLCDRVAIMDAGTIIAIDSPDAMIDKLVDSGFERIREVKKANLEDVFIQLTGHALRED; translated from the coding sequence ATGATTGACGGGTTCGACCTTGATGCACAGCCCAACGAAATCAAAAAAATCATTGGCGTACAGCTGCAAACAAGCGGCTTTTATCCCGGCCTCAACCTTACCGAGTTGGTAGAAATGTTTGCCGGTCTCTACAACCAAAAAGTAGACCCCATTACCTTGCTCACCGAGGTAAACCTGCAAGACAAAGCCAAGGCCAAATACAAGGAGCTGAGTGGCGGTCAAAAGCAACGCTTTTCCATTGCCACCACTCTCATCAACAAGCCCCGCATTATCTTTTTGGATGAGCCCACCACCGGCCTCGATCCGCAGGCCCGCCGCAACCTGTGGGATTTGGTGAAGCGCATCCGCAGCGAAGGCACCACGGTCATCATCACCACGCATTACATGGACGAAGCCGAAGTGCTTTGCGACCGTGTGGCCATTATGGATGCGGGTACCATCATCGCCATCGATTCGCCCGATGCCATGATTGATAAACTGGTAGACTCTGGTTTTGAACGCATCCGCGAAGTGAAAAAAGCCAATCTCGAAGATGTGTTCATTCAACTCACAGGCCATGCCTTGCGGGAAGACTGA
- a CDS encoding bifunctional folylpolyglutamate synthase/dihydrofolate synthase, whose amino-acid sequence MAYTRRSLSAHVHGSTVPHRSVHFVFFAAAFIFMTYQETIDYLYARLPMFTRIGAAAYKKDLHNTIALLNAIGNPQQQFKSIHIAGTNGKGSTSHMLAAIMQTHGYKTGLYTSPHLVDFRERIKINGEWIDANFIIDFTEQIKPVIEAIEPSFFEVTVALAFAWFAQQKVDIAVIETGLGGRLDSTNIITPELSIITNIGWDHMNLLGNTLPEIAAEKAGIIKPGIPAVVGEYLPETKTVFVQQASNCNSSLVFAADAFSIAKVASTPQALSVSLHNNATDETISLTTDLGGLYQQYNLRTVYSSCLALQQAGWPLQLPLIQEALQAVKQRTGLHGRWEVLRTSPLLVLDVAHNVNGMQQVLQQVQYWQQQYSGMQVHIVMGMVRDKDIDHVLTLLPKEYHYYFTQAQLPRALPAPDMQQQAAQHQLHGPAFTQVNDAIAAALQAAQPQDLVLVCGSVFVVGEVDRNRWEML is encoded by the coding sequence GTGGCCTACACCCGCCGCAGCCTCTCAGCTCATGTGCATGGCTCAACTGTGCCGCACAGGTCGGTGCATTTCGTTTTCTTTGCAGCCGCATTCATCTTCATGACTTACCAGGAAACCATCGACTATCTGTACGCCCGGTTGCCCATGTTTACCCGCATTGGCGCCGCCGCTTACAAAAAGGATTTACACAATACCATTGCCCTGCTCAATGCCATTGGCAATCCGCAGCAGCAATTCAAGAGCATTCATATCGCCGGCACCAACGGCAAGGGCAGCACCAGCCATATGCTGGCCGCCATTATGCAAACGCATGGCTACAAAACCGGCCTTTACACCTCACCTCACTTAGTTGATTTTCGGGAACGCATAAAGATTAACGGTGAATGGATTGATGCCAACTTCATTATTGACTTTACCGAGCAAATCAAACCCGTTATCGAAGCCATTGAGCCCAGCTTTTTTGAAGTAACCGTAGCACTGGCTTTTGCATGGTTTGCTCAGCAGAAGGTAGACATTGCCGTGATTGAAACAGGCCTCGGCGGTCGCCTCGACAGCACCAACATCATTACCCCCGAACTCAGCATCATTACCAATATTGGTTGGGACCACATGAACCTGCTGGGCAATACCCTGCCCGAGATAGCGGCAGAAAAAGCAGGCATCATCAAACCCGGCATACCCGCTGTAGTGGGCGAATACCTGCCCGAAACGAAAACCGTATTTGTGCAGCAAGCCAGCAACTGCAATAGCTCACTGGTTTTTGCAGCCGATGCTTTCAGTATTGCAAAGGTAGCATCAACACCGCAGGCACTTTCGGTATCGCTGCACAACAACGCAACAGATGAAACCATCTCACTGACCACCGACCTCGGCGGTTTGTATCAGCAGTACAACCTGCGGACGGTATACAGTAGTTGCCTCGCCCTGCAGCAAGCTGGTTGGCCGCTGCAATTACCGCTCATTCAAGAAGCCTTACAAGCCGTAAAACAACGCACCGGTTTGCATGGCCGTTGGGAAGTATTGCGTACATCGCCCCTGCTGGTGCTGGATGTAGCCCACAATGTAAACGGCATGCAGCAAGTGCTCCAACAGGTGCAATACTGGCAGCAACAATACAGCGGCATGCAGGTACACATTGTGATGGGTATGGTGCGGGATAAAGACATTGACCACGTACTTACATTACTACCCAAGGAATACCACTACTACTTTACACAAGCCCAGCTGCCCCGGGCCCTGCCCGCCCCCGATATGCAACAGCAGGCAGCGCAGCATCAATTGCACGGACCTGCATTTACGCAAGTAAACGACGCGATTGCCGCCGCCCTGCAAGCCGCCCAACCGCAAGATTTGGTACTGGTTTGTGGTAGTGTATTTGTTGTCGGCGAGGTAGACAGAAATCGTTGGGAAATGCTGTAG
- a CDS encoding ATP-binding cassette domain-containing protein, whose translation MPLFPYFAAVTWRSSSVPVANHLFPFMRTIISVANLTKSYGSFEAVKGISFDVQEGEIFGLLGPNGAGKSTTLEIMETLRSKTKRQGDD comes from the coding sequence ATGCCGCTTTTTCCCTATTTTGCAGCGGTCACTTGGCGCAGTAGTTCAGTGCCGGTAGCGAACCACTTGTTCCCATTTATGCGTACCATCATTTCCGTTGCCAACCTCACCAAATCCTACGGCAGTTTTGAAGCCGTCAAAGGCATTTCATTCGACGTGCAGGAAGGCGAAATATTTGGCTTGCTCGGGCCCAATGGCGCCGGCAAAAGCACCACCCTCGAAATCATGGAAACCCTCCGCTCCAAAACCAAGCGGCAAGGTGATGATTGA